The sequence below is a genomic window from Rhodanobacteraceae bacterium.
TTCGTGCCAGTGCCGGACCGCTGGCGCCTGATGGAGGCGCTTGGCTTCAAGCATCCGTGGTACGACCCGTACAACCAGAACATCTGGAAGGGCGACAAGCCGCTGCACGACGACTGGTTCCTCAGCCTGCTGGCGATCTCCGACACCCTGCTGGAGCCGCGCTCGATCCCAACCCCGGTCGGCGCACAGGCCAGCCAGAATCCTGGCGCGATCGACATCTTTTCCGGCTTCGACCAGACCATCCTGGCACAGACCGTGCTCGCGGGACTGGTCTATTACAAGGGCAACACCACCTTCAAGCCGCCCGAATACGAGTACCGCCTCACGCTCGCCTTCAACTACAACCGGGTGGAGGTCGATGACGTACGCGCACTGACCATCGATCCGCGCAAGGGCACGGTGCGCGACGACGGCTTCGTGGCGATCCAGGAAGTGTTCGCCGACATCCATTTGCGCGACGTCTCGCCGCGCTACGACTTCGACGCGATCCGCTTCGGCATCCAGCCTTTCTCCAGCGACTTCCGCGGCTTCCTGTTCCAGGACCTGCAGTTCGGCGTGCGCCTGTTCGGCAACCGCGACAACAACCACCGGCAGTACAACCTGGCATGGTTCCGAAGGGTCGAGAAGGACCTGAACTCCGGCCTCAACGATGTCGCCGAGGGCCTGCGCGATGACGACATTTTCATTGCCAACTACTACTGGCAGGACCTGTTCGGCATCCTCGGCCTGATGCAGCAGGCCACCGTCGTGTGGAACCGCAATCGCGAGGACGAGTTGTTCTTCGACAGCAATGGATTCATCCAGCGCCCGTCCTCGCTCGGCACCGAACAGTTCCGCGAATACGACGCGATCTACCTTGGCCACAATGCCGACGGCCACCTCGGCGCGTACAACGTGTCGACCTCGGCCTACTACGTCTTCGGCAGCAACGACAACACCTTCACCGGGCGCGACAGCGATATCCGCGCCGGCTTCTTCGCCGCCGAGATCTCGCGCGACTTCGACTGGATCCGCCCGCGGCTGTCGATCGCCTATGCCAGCGGCGACGACGATCCATTCGACGACAAGAGCACCGGCTACGACGCGATTTTCGAGAACCCGATCTTCGCCGGCGCCGACACCAGCTACTGGATCCGCCAGAACATCCCGCTGATCGGCGGCGGTGGCGTCACCCTGGCGCCGCGCAACGGCATCTTGCCGTCCATGCGCCCAAGCAAGGAACAGGGCCAGTCGAATTTCGAGAACCCGGGCCTGCACCTGATCGGCGTCGGAGCCGACTTCGACATCACGCCGGAATCGCGCGTCTCGTTCAACCTCAACCAGCTGTGGTTCGATGACACCGCGGTACTGGAAGTGGCGCGTAACCAGGCACCGATCGACCGCGAGATCGGCACCGATCTCTCGGTGGCCTGGATCTGGCGCCCGTACATGACCCAGAACATCGTGGTGCGACTGTCCGGCGCCGTGCTGGAACCGGGCAGCGGCCTCGAAGACCTGTACGGCGAACGCGACCCGTTCTACACCGTGCTGGGCAATGTGATCCTGTCGTACTGACCGCGCGCGAGGCAATCATGAAGCTCAATGTCATCGCACTGCTGGCCACGGCCGCCGTCGCCCTCTCCGCCCAGCCGCTGCTGGCCGCCGACGAGGAACACCCGGTCGAACGCAACTACACCAAGGCCCCGGACGCGCCGAAGAGCCAGTCCTGGGCGCAGGCGGACGCCAAGAGCGCCGGCTGCATGAGTTGCCACAACCCGATCGACCAGAAATCGATGCACGCCTCGAATTCGGTAGTGCTCGGATGCGTCGACTGTCATGGTGGCGACGCCACGGTCATGGGACCCAAGGATGCGCCGGACACGTCGCGCAGGCGCCCGGCCACGGGAACCCGGGCGAGCACGCGGCCAACGAACATGGCGACGAACACGGCGAGGGCCATGGCGCCGCCGCGCACGCCTACAGCCCGGACTACTTTGGCGCGATGGAACGTGCGCATGTGCTGCCGCGTTATCCCGGCGCCTGGCACTACCCGCGCTCGTCCAACCCCGAGCGCAGCTACACCCTGCTCAACCGCGAGGCGCCGGAGTTCGTGCGCTTCGTCAACCCCAGCGATCTGCGCATCGCGCATGAGGCCTGCGGCGCCTGCCACATGCCGATCATCGAAGCCGCCAAGCGCTCGATCATGGCCACCAGCGCGATGCTCTGGGGCGGCGCGGCGTACAACAACGGCATCCTGCCGTTCAAGCGCTACATCCTCGGTGAGGGCTATCAACGCGATGGCACCGCCGCGATCATCAAGGCGCTGGAGCCGGTCACCCCGCAGGCGGCCGTCAAGGGCGCGCTGGAACAACTGGTTCCGTTGCCGGCGTGGGAAGTGATTCCCCCGGGCGACATCTTCCGCGTGTTCGAGCGCGGTGGCCGCAACATCAACACCACCTTCCCCGAGACCGGCCTGCCGAACTCGCTGGGCCAGATCCAGCGCCTGGAAGAACCCGGCCGGCCCGACTTCAAGCAGTCCAACCGCGGCCCGGGCACTGGCCAGCGCATCGCCGTGCCGGTCATCAACATCCACAAGACCCGTTTGAACGACCCGAACATGTGGTTCATGGGCACCAACGACCAGCCGGGCGATTTCCGTCAGTCCGGCTGCTCGGCCTGCCACGTGCCCTACGCCAACGACCGCGATCCGCGCCATTCCGGTCCCTACGCCGCTGCCGGCCACATGGGCCACAGCCAACAGGCGGACCCGACCATCCCAAAGGACCGTCCGGGCCACCCGCTGAAGCACGCCTTCACCCGCGCGATCCCGACCAGCCAGTGCATGAACTGCCACATGCACCAGCCGAACATGTTCATCAACACCTTCCTCGGCTACACCATGTGGGACTACGAGTCCGACGCACCCTTCATGTGGCCGGAGCAGCAGCAGTACCCCTCGCACACCGAGATGCGCAAGGCGCTGGACCGCAACCCCGAGGAAGCAGTGATCCGCGGCAAGTGGGCTGACCTCGAATTCGTCAAGGAGGTCTCGGCGCTGAACCCGCAGCTCAAGGACACCCAGTTCGCCGACTATCACGGCCACGGCTGGAACTTCCGCGCGATCTTCAAGCGCGATCGCCAGGGCAATCTGCTCGATGCCGAAGGCGCAAAGGTCTCGGACGACGACCCGAAGAAGTTCGAGAAAGCGGTGCACATGTCGAGCATCCATGTGGACCTCGGCATGCATTGCGTCGACTGCCACTTCGCCCAGGACATGCACGGCAACGGCCACATCGTCGGCGAGGTCGCCGCCGGGGTGGAGATCCAGTGCAAGGACTGCCATGGCACGCCGGACCAGTACCCGAACCTGATCACCTCGGGCCCGATGGCCAGCAAGCAGGGCCGCGACCTCTCCAACCTGCGCAATCCGGACGGCCAGAAGCGCTTCGAGTGGATCGACGGCAAGCTGATCCAGCGCTCGATCATGCAGAGCGGGCTGCAGTGGGAGATGTCGCTGGTCAAGGATGTCTCCGACAAGGAGAGCCCGGCCTACAACGCGAAGGCCGACCGCGCCCACACCATGAAGGCCGACCCGAAGACCCAGGAGTATGGCCAGCAGGTGCCACCGACCGAGTACGCGCACGGCGAGGACAAGATGCTGTGCTACAGCTGCCACACCAGCTGGACCACCAGCTGCGGCGGCTGCCATCTGCCGATCCAGGCCAACTGGAAGACCGAGCGCCACCACTACGAAGGCGGCATCACGCGCAACTACGCCACCTACAACCCGCAGGTCGCGCGCGATGACGTGTTCATGCTGGCCAAGCACGGCGAGGTCAAGGACTACAAGTACGCGCCGATGCGTTCCTCCAGCGCGCTGATCCTGTCGTCCACCAACTCGAATCGCGAGCGGATCTACATCCAGCAGCCGCCGATCGCCGCTTCCGGCTACAGCTCGCAGGCGCTGGCGCCGCACTACCCGCACACCGAGCGCCGCACCGAGACCAAGACCTGCACCGACTGCCACCTGTCGCAGGAAGGCGACAACAACGCGATCATGGCGCAGCTGCTGGGCCAGGGCACCAAGTTCATGGACTTCCTCGGCTTCAATGCCTGGGTCGGCGGCGAAGGCGAGATCAGTGCCGTGCGCGTCACCGAATGGGAAGAGCCGCAGGCGGTGGTCGGCAGCTACCTGCACCGCTACGCTTACCCCGACTGGTACAAGAAACACGAGGACAACGGCCGCCAACTGGAAGAGGCCTACGAGCACAAGGCAGGCGTTGCCAACTGCATCCAGTTGCGCGGCGAATACGTCTATGTCGCCGAAGGCAGCAAGGGCTTCCGCGTCTACGATGCCGCGTCGATCGCCAACAAGGGCGTGAGCCAGCGGATCATCACCGCGCCGTTCTCGCCGCTGGGGCATGACACCCACATCGACACGAAGAACGCCACCTGCGTGGTGCTGGCCACCACCCAGCCGGTGCAGCCCTCGCGCAACGAGGGCGATCTGATGCGCAAGGTCAACCTGGAACAGCCGGCGCATCCGATCTACCGCTATGCCTTCGTCACCGATGCCGAGGAAGGCTTGATCCTGGTCGATATCGACTCGCTGTACGACGGCGAGCCGCGCGACAACTTCCTCACCCGCGCGCTGACCTGGAACGAGAACGGCGTGCTCGACCGGCGTGCGCCATCTGACCATCGCCGGCTACTGGTTCTACTTCGCGACGCCGAAGGGCATCGTCGTGCTCAACATGAACGACCCGATGAAGCCGCAGTACGTGCGCACCGTGGAGATACCGGACGTCCGCGGCAGCCAGCAGCAGTTCCGCTACCTGTTCGTCACCACCGGCCGTGGCCTGGAAGTGGTCGACATCACGCACCCGGACAAGGCTTATGTGGTGGCCGACGCCTACGTCCCGATCCGCGATGCGCACAAGCTGCACGTCGCGCGCACCTACGCCTACGTCGCCGCCGGCGGCGAGGGCCTGGTGATCGTCGACGTCACCAAGCCGACCCAGCCGAAGCTGTACCAGCGCTTCGACGGTGGCGGCGCAATCAGCGATTCGCGCGACGTGACTGTGGCCTCGACCAATGCCTCGCTGTACGCCTACATCGCCGACGGCAAGAACGGCTTGCACGTGGTGCAGCTGACCGGCCCGGACATCCAGCCGAAGTTCTACGGCTACAGCCCGGAGCCGAAGCCCAAGCTGATCGCCAGCCATGCCACCGGCAAGCCGGCGCTGTCGCTGTCGCGCGCACTCGAACGCGACCGCGCGGTCGATGAGACCGGCGGCCAGATCGCGGTGCTCGGCCGCGTCGGCTCGCGCCCGCTGAACGAGGCCGAGCAGCGCGCCTTCTTCCTCGACGAAACCGGCAATCCGTGGTTCGTCAGCGACAAGGTCGAAGGCCCGCGCGGCATCACCTCGCCGGTGATGCCGTACAAGAACAACCGCACGCTGGAGCAACAGGGCCTCAAGGCGCCGCTCAGGAATCCGAGCGACACACCGCACTGAGGCGCAATGCGGCCGCCGGGCTCCGGTCCGGCGGCCGCGTTCTTCCTTGGCATTTCCAGCCGAAGTTGTTGTCCGCAAAGGACGCAAAGATCGCAAAGGAAAGCGCAGCGACAGCGGGCGCCGCCATGGGGACTGGCTGGCATGCCGACGGGTGATTTCTGCGCCTTTGCGTCCTTTGCGGACAACAATGACGCTCCGACAGCAGGCGGACGTCGCATTCACGGAAGCGCATGCCCCCGGCCCGATCGATACGGCGATGCAGAAACAACAGCCCAGGGTCTTCGTCGCCATCGCGGCGCTCTACGGCGCACTCGCCGTGGCACTCGCGGCCGCAGGCGCCCATGCCTTCGCCGACCTCCTCGTCGGCAGGGCTGCACTACGTTTCGACACCGCCCTCAGGCTGCACCTGGTGCACGCCCCTGCCCTGCTCGCACTGGCCAGCGCGCACGCACTCCTGCGCCCGCGCTGGTGGCTGGCTGCCGCCTCGCTGATGGCGGCCGGCACCCTGGTGTTCTGCGGCGGGCTTTACCTCGCCGCGCTGGGCATCACCGAGGCGCTGATCCCGATCGTGCCGATGGGTGGATCGGCACTGATCCTCGCCTGGCTGGTGCTGGCGGTGGCGGCGGTCATCGGCCCCCGAAACCGGGGCGAAGAGCCGGCGTAGGCCGGTGTATCGCGCCAGCGATTCACCGGCAAAGAGCGCCGGGGAGCCGCTTTGCGCAACCCCGGCCTACGCAAGTCCGCAGCGGAAAACCGGCCCTCAGCGATTGATCACTTCGCGATGCATCGGCGCCAGCTTCGCCAGCAGCTGGTTCTGCGCGCGGGTCGGGATGCCGCGGCGGTCCATCGCGATCTGCAGGTCTTCGACCAGAATGTTGAAGTCCGCGTGGGTGACTTCGATCCCGGCGTGTGCCTCGACCATGTCCATGCCGGTGTATTCGCAGTCGCCACCGAGGATCACACAGAACTGCTCGACCAGTTTGTCCTTCACCCGCTGCTGGTCCACCTGCTCGAAAAACACCGCCATGCGCGGATCGTCGAGCAGGATCAACATGAAATCGTCCATCAGCGCGGTCAGTCCCGGCTTGCCGCCGAATTCGTCGAGCACGTCGCGCAGTTCTGGGTGCGCGGGCGCGGGGTTCGGAACCGTCGCGGCCGGCTCGGCCCGCGCGGTCATCGCCGTGGCCAGCAGCAGGAGCAGCGTGGCAGTGTGCAGTCGCATCTTCATTCTCCTCAGAATCCCACCTGGACAGACAAATAGGTGCCGCTCTGCTCCGCGAGCACCACGTTGCCGAGATCGACATAGGCCAGCGTGACCGACACATGGCGGTTGGGCGCCCAGGCCAGGAACACATCCCACCAGGCGTCCTCGGCGGCAATCGACAACTGGTCCGGCTTGCTGCGGTATTCGGCGCCGAGCGCCAACTGGCGCGTCAGAAGGTAGGCCGCCGAGGCCTCCCATTGCAGGCTGCCGGAGCCGCGGTCGCCGCCGAAGCCGAGGATCCCGAGCTGGTTCGCCTCGGTGTAGCGCAGCGTGCCGTTGAGCAGCAGGCTCTGGGCCAGGAACAGCTTGGTCGCCGACAGGTAGACGTCGGTGCCGCTGTCGTCCTCGGCGCCAACCGCGCGCACCACATCGCCTTGGCGGTTGCGCTTGTGTTGCACGCCCAGCGCGATCTGCGGCAACCAGGAGTCCTGCTCCAGCACCGCATCGCCAGCGATGCGCAGCTTGGCTCCGATGACGTCCTGCTCGAATTCGAAGCCGCGCCCGAGTCCGAGCAGCGCACCCACGCCCTCGGTATCGAACACCTGGCGCGCATAGCTCAGCTCGACACGATCGTTGTAGCCAACGACCACGCCCCAGACGCCGAGGTTGTAGTCGTCGACGTCGACCCGGGTGTAAGTCGCGTTGGCACCGAATTGGCCACGTGCGCCATAGCCACCGATCAGCGCCCAAGGCGTCAGGCCGCCGCCAGCCGCACCTTCCACCTGAGTCACGCCGCCGGTCAGCAACAGCTTGCCGCCGGTGGCCGACTGCGCCAGCAGCGGGACAGGCGAGGCCGCCACCAGGGCCAGGGCCAGGCAAGCGGAATGCCGAGGGAAAACTGGTTCATCGAAGTGCTCCGGGGAGTCAGGATGTATGGGACTGGCGCGCGCCGACGCGCGCCATCAGGGCGTCGAAGGCCGCCGCAAAGCGCCGCGCGTGCCGCCACGCCAGAGCGGTGCGCGCAGATGGAAATCGCCGCCAGCAGCGCGCTCCAGCAGTCCGCAGGCGCTGTCGATTGGGTGCAGCAACGCGCGCCAGGCAACCACCGAGCAGCAGCAGCCAGACGCCGCACCACGTGACCGGGCAAGGGCCAGAATGGGCGTGGTCAGGTGGGCGGTCTCGCTGTCCGAAAGCTGTGCATGGAGAGCAACCGGCGCATCGCTGCCGAACAGCGGCAGGCGCAGCCCTGGGCCCCGGTCCGCCGACGCATCCTGCCGATCGCCGTCGGCCGGAGCGCCTGCCTGCGCCAGCGTGCGCTCATCGCGATCGCGCAGCACCAGCTTCACCGGCGCCAGCGCTGCCAGGCGCTGCAGCCAGGCCTCGTCGAGCGGTCGCGCGGCGTACAGCCAGGCTTCGATGGTCCCGCCGCGCATCAATGGAAGGATCACGCCCAGGTAGGCACGGCCCTCTTCGCGGACCACCCCGCGGACCAGCGCGTGCTCCTGTTGCGCACGCTGGAACAAGGCATGCCCCGACGGCAGCCCGCCGCTGTCCAGCCAGGGCCGGGCACCGACGACCCAGCGACCGCCGATGTCGATGATCCCGGCGATGCCCAGGCCGGTCTGCGCACGCCGCTCTTCGAGCAGATCGGCGATCGACGCGGTGTCCACCGGCTGCCCGCCGCTGGCCAGCGCCAGCGCATCCGCGATATAGGCGATCGATGCATTGTCGCTGGCGATCCATGCCGCGCGCGTTTCGAGATCGGCCGCCAGCGTCGACTCGACCTCGGCCTGTGCGGCCAGAAGCTGGCGGATCGCGACGCTTGATCGCGGCCGTTCGGCCTCGCCCTGCAGCCACAGGCCAGAGACCGACGCCGCTGGCGGCGATCAGCAGCAGACCAAGGAGCGCAGCCAGCAGCCATCGGGTCCGCAGGCGGTTCATGGGCGGCGCCCTGCGCGGGCTTGCTGAGGTCGATGCGGCGATCAAGTGGTAGTGCCCGATGGCGGGGTGACCAGCGTCTGCACGCCGGCGCGTGGATGCCAGAAATGCAGCTCGCCGCGGCCGGGCGGCAGTTCGACGAGGCGGTAACGCCCGTCGGTTCCCGGTCGCGTGTGGTGGACCGTTGGCAGCACCAGGATCTGTGCCTGCATCACGTGATGCACATTGCAGTTCACGACCACCAGGCCCGGTTGGTCGAACACCCGCTCGCGGCTCTCGCCCTCCCCGTAGAAGGGTGTTGGTGTTGGTGTTGGTGTTGGTGTTGGTGTTGGTGTTGGTGTTGGTGTTGGTGTTGGTGTTGGTGTTGGTGTTGGTGTTGGTGTTGGTGTTGGTGTTGGTGCGGGAGCTGGAGCTGGTGCGGGTGCGGGTGCTGGCGCTGATGCGGGAGCTGGCGCTGGAGCCGGTGCGGGAGCTGGCGCTGGCGCTGGCGCGACCTTGCCGCGGGCATCTCGGGGACTGCGGGCGCTGCCGGTTCTGGGCTGGCCGGTACGGGCGAAGCGGCGGGCTCTGGCGCCTGCGGCGTCGCGGGCCCGCGCTGCGGGGTCTGGGCGCAGGCGCCGAGCAACAGCGCAAGCAGGGCGATCGTCAGTCTCATGGCAGCATCCATCCGGCCCCATGCCGGTCGATGCCGCCTTACGTTTCCAATGCAGGAAACGGATGCAGCTGTGGGGTCAGCGCGCGCGCAAGTAGTGTTCGACTGACTGCGAGCGGATCAGCAGCAGTGCGCCACGCGGCGCGGACAACGGCGAATGACGGCTGCCGGGCAGCGCGTGCAGGTAATCGCCGACACCATACTCGATCCCGTCCTGGATGATCGAACCCTCCAGCACCAGGCATTCCTCATCGTCCTGGTGCGCGTGCGGCGGGATCACCGCGCCCACATCCAGCCGCCACAGGGTGGTCTCGTTGCCGCGCCCGGTATCCACGCGCAGGCGCTTGATCGAGATGCCCGCGGCCAGCGGCAGCCACTGTCCGGCATCCGCGCGCACCACCTGGATCCCGGCGGCGCGTTCGAGAATGCGCGTGCGCAGACGCTCGCGCAGTCCGTCAGCCAGCGGGAGCGGTTTCAGGGCGCTCCCGAGCAATCCGATGTCCCCGGGCTCCAGCGCCAGCTCGCGCGCCTCGTCAACCATGTTCCTGCACTCCCACCAGTTTCATCTTCAGACTTGCCATGCCACGCCGGATATGCGACTTGATGGTTCCCAGCGGCATGCCGGTGCGCTCGGCAATATCGCCGTGACTCGCCCCCTCGAAGAAGGCCATCAGGATCAGCCGGCGCTGCTCGGCACTCAACTCCGCCAGCGCGCTGCGCACCCGGTGTCCGTCGACAAAGGCCTCGAGGTCGGTCGCATTCCCGCCATCTTCACGATCTTCATACGCCGCCTCGGCGGCACCTGGATGCAGCGCGTCGAGCGATTGCATCGGCTTGGCCCGGCGCCGACGATCGCTGGCGCGGCTCCAGGCCAGCATCGACAGCCACGCCATCACGCTGCCGCGCGAGGGATCGAAGTCGGCGACGTGCTCCCAGGCGTACTGGTAGGTGTCCGCCAGCACTTCCTCGACGTCGCGCGGGTCGCCGCAGACGCGCGCCGCCACGGCGTGCAGACGATCGACCGAATGGCTGTAGAGCTGGTCCAGCGCCCGGACCTCGCGACGGCGCATGCCGTCCAGGCAGCCAAGCAGGCGTTCGTCCGCCTCCTTGTCCACGCCCCAGGCCGGGTTTCGTCCCATGTCCAAGGTCGGGTTCAGCGTTTCGGTAGCCATCCCTGTCGGTACGATCAGATTGCGGCCGATGCAGGATAGCGCCTCGCCGGGCCAACGCGGGCGAAACACGGGCGGCTGCGGCAGCGCAGGTCGACCGCCGCGCAATCAAGGCTCCGATCGCCGATCATCGCCCGCCCTGGAAGAGATGCCTGCCCATGCCGTCCGGCACTGACCGCCAGCGTCGCGCCGTCCCCCCTGCTCGGCCTGTGCCAGGGCCTGCTGCTGACCGGCAACGCGATGCTGGTCAGCATCAATGGCCTGGTGGGCTTCCAGCTTGCGCCGGATCCCCGGCTCGCCACCCTTCCGGTGACCAGCTTCGTGCTCGGTGGGGCGCTGTCGACCCTGCCGATCTCGCTGCTGATGCAGCGTCGCGGGCGCGCCTTCGGCTTCGCGCTGGGCTGCGCCGCGGCGATGCTCGGCGCGCTGCTCACGGCGCTGGCAGTGGCGAGCGCCAGCTTCTGGCTGCTGTGCCTGGGAACCCTGGTCTTCGGCTTCTACAATGCGGCCGGCCAGTACCTGCGCTTTGCCGCGGTGGACCTCGCCGCGCCGGGGCGCCAGGCGCGCGCGCTCAGCCTGGTGCTCGCCGGCGGCCTGCTCGGCGCCTTTCTCGGCCCGGCGCTCAGTCGCTTCACGGTCGATCTGCTGCCGCAGCGCTACCTGGCCACCTATCTCAGCCTGATCGGGCTGTCGCTGCTGATCTTCGCGGTCACGCGGCTGCTGCACTTCCCGCCTATTCCGCCACGGCCGGCCGCCACCCGGGCAGCGGCGGATCGCGCGGCCCTGTTCCGTCGTCCCGGGTTCTGGCTGGCCATCGCCGCATCGTCCTCCGCCTGG
It includes:
- a CDS encoding MFS transporter, producing the protein MLVSINGLVGFQLAPDPRLATLPVTSFVLGGALSTLPISLLMQRRGRAFGFALGCAAAMLGALLTALAVASASFWLLCLGTLVFGFYNAAGQYLRFAAVDLAAPGRQARALSLVLAGGLLGAFLGPALSRFTVDLLPQRYLATYLSLIGLSLLIFAVTRLLHFPPIPPRPAATRAAADRAALFRRPGFWLAIAASSSAWATMNLLMTASPLAMQACAYPFADAAWALQWHMVGMYAPMLVSGPLIERLGPRGAIAIGALTVGACAGIALAGTTTGHFVTALALLGIGWALMFTGGNTLLTRQYAEHEKGTAQGVHDMLMFASMVVSSLLAGRAVSLAGWVELQWLALAVMLALGLLLLLLGPRTR
- a CDS encoding DUF3034 family protein; translation: MHPDSPEHFDEPVFPRHSACLALALVAASPVPLLAQSATGGKLLLTGGVTQVEGAAGGGLTPWALIGGYGARGQFGANATYTRVDVDDYNLGVWGVVVGYNDRVELSYARQVFDTEGVGALLGLGRGFEFEQDVIGAKLRIAGDAVLEQDSWLPQIALGVQHKRNRQGDVVRAVGAEDDSGTDVYLSATKLFLAQSLLLNGTLRYTEANQLGILGFGGDRGSGSLQWEASAAYLLTRQLALGAEYRSKPDQLSIAAEDAWWDVFLAWAPNRHVSVTLAYVDLGNVVLAEQSGTYLSVQVGF
- a CDS encoding DUF423 domain-containing protein, coding for MTLRQQADVAFTEAHAPGPIDTAMQKQQPRVFVAIAALYGALAVALAAAGAHAFADLLVGRAALRFDTALRLHLVHAPALLALASAHALLRPRWWLAAASLMAAGTLVFCGGLYLAALGITEALIPIVPMGGSALILAWLVLAVAAVIGPRNRGEEPA
- a CDS encoding sigma-70 family RNA polymerase sigma factor produces the protein MRGGRPALPQPPVFRPRWPGEALSCIGRNLIVPTGMATETLNPTLDMGRNPAWGVDKEADERLLGCLDGMRRREVRALDQLYSHSVDRLHAVAARVCGDPRDVEEVLADTYQYAWEHVADFDPSRGSVMAWLSMLAWSRASDRRRRAKPMQSLDALHPGAAEAAYEDREDGGNATDLEAFVDGHRVRSALAELSAEQRRLILMAFFEGASHGDIAERTGMPLGTIKSHIRRGMASLKMKLVGVQEHG
- a CDS encoding cupin domain-containing protein → MVDEARELALEPGDIGLLGSALKPLPLADGLRERLRTRILERAAGIQVVRADAGQWLPLAAGISIKRLRVDTGRGNETTLWRLDVGAVIPPHAHQDDEECLVLEGSIIQDGIEYGVGDYLHALPGSRHSPLSAPRGALLLIRSQSVEHYLRAR
- a CDS encoding group 1 truncated hemoglobin — protein: MRLHTATLLLLLATAMTARAEPAATVPNPAPAHPELRDVLDEFGGKPGLTALMDDFMLILLDDPRMAVFFEQVDQQRVKDKLVEQFCVILGGDCEYTGMDMVEAHAGIEVTHADFNILVEDLQIAMDRRGIPTRAQNQLLAKLAPMHREVINR